DNA from Leptospira mayottensis 200901116:
GACTTCGTCAAGGAAATCAAACTCGTCTGCAAGGGGCTAAAACCCGCGATCGAGGAATTCAACAGTCTTCTTTTAAAAAATAAAATTTTTCTGGGTCGCACCGAAGGAATCGGAGGAATTTCCGCCGAAAACGCGATCGCCTACGGATTTACCGGGCCAAATCTCAGGGCCGCGGGAGTGGATTGGGATGTTCGCAAGGACGAGCCTTATATGTTTTATGATAATGTGGACTTTGACGTTCCGGTCGGAGAAGATGGAAGTGTTCTGCACCGCAGCCTTGTGAGAATGGAAGAAATGCGCCAGTCGATCCGGATCATCGAACAGCTCGTAGATGGAATTCCGGAAGGTTCTTGGCACGCAGATCTTCCGCATGCGTATCTTCCCGAAAAAAACAAAGTCTACAACAACATGGAAGAATTGATCTATCATTTCAAGATCATCATGCACGGGGTAAAGGTTCCTCCGGGAGAACACTATATGGCTACCGAAGCCGCCAACGGAGAGCTCGGTTTTTATATTGTTTCCGAAGGGGAAAAATCTCCCTGGAGGGTGCACGTTAGACGTCCTTGTTTCTGGTATTATCAAGCCTTTGCCGAACTCGTTCGGGGAGGTCTGCTCGCCGATTCGGTCGCGACCATGAGTTCCTTGAACGTGATCGCGGGGGAGTTGGATTGCTGATGAGTTACAAGTTTAGCGAAGTTTCCGAAAAAAGATTCCAAAAGATGCTGGAAGTGTTTCCGGACAAACGCTCTCTTGTTCTGCCTTGTTTGTACATTCTCCAGAGGGAAAACGGTTTTGTGGATCAGGACGGAATGGCTTACATTGCCG
Protein-coding regions in this window:
- a CDS encoding NADH-quinone oxidoreductase subunit D, producing MMYEKTAEHFQQKYKNLPEGHLLVNLGPSHPATHGILQNVIQIDGERIVEAESVIGYVHRCFEKLGERYTYNQFLVCTDRMNYVSTPLNNIGWILAVEKMMQVDVPDRVTYVRMIISELSRIMDHIICTGILGVDLGAFSGMLHLFHHRENIYQVIEKLTGARLTTTFCRIGGLERDIYPDFVKEIKLVCKGLKPAIEEFNSLLLKNKIFLGRTEGIGGISAENAIAYGFTGPNLRAAGVDWDVRKDEPYMFYDNVDFDVPVGEDGSVLHRSLVRMEEMRQSIRIIEQLVDGIPEGSWHADLPHAYLPEKNKVYNNMEELIYHFKIIMHGVKVPPGEHYMATEAANGELGFYIVSEGEKSPWRVHVRRPCFWYYQAFAELVRGGLLADSVATMSSLNVIAGELDC